From Streptomyces sp. NBC_01754, a single genomic window includes:
- the shc gene encoding squalene--hopene cyclase, whose product MTATTDGSTGAANLRAVPFGDPTEPTTDTEDVLAAARKAAERSVEHLLGRQDEQGWWKGDLATNVTMDAEDLLLRQFLGIQDPDLVQAAARFIRGEQLGDGTWNTFHEGPADLSATIEAYVALRLAGDRPDDPHMIRAAGWVREQGGIAASRVFTRIWLALFGWWKWDDLPELPPELMFFPSWVPLNIYDFGCWARQTIVPLTIVSAKRPVRPAPFTLDELHTDPEHPNPPRPLAPAVSWDGVFQRLDKALHVYHRFAPRRLRRVAMNEAARWIIERQENDGCWGGIQPPAVYSVIALHLLGYDLDHPVMRAGLASLDRFTVWREDGSRMIEACQSPVWDTCLATIALADAGVPADHPALVKAADWMLGEEIVRPGDWSVRKPQLAPGGWAFEFHNDNYPDIDDTAEVVLALRRVRHPDQAQVDAAIERGVRWNLGMQSRNGAWGAFDADNTSPFPNRLPFCDFGEVIDPPSADVTGHVVEMLAVEGRADDPRTRRGVRWLLDEQEASGAWFGRWGVNYIYGTGSVVPALIAAGLPAGHSSVRRAVGWLESVQNDDGGWGEDLRSYQEEKWIGHGASTASQTAWALLALLAAGERDGRAVQRGVTWLAETQQADGSWDEPYFTGTGFPWDFSINYHLYRQVFPLTALGRYVYGEPFAPGGAVTARKEG is encoded by the coding sequence ATGACAGCGACGACCGACGGAAGCACCGGGGCCGCGAACCTTCGCGCGGTCCCGTTCGGCGATCCGACCGAACCGACCACGGACACGGAAGACGTCCTCGCCGCCGCGCGCAAGGCCGCGGAGCGCTCGGTGGAGCACCTTCTCGGCAGGCAGGACGAACAAGGCTGGTGGAAGGGGGACCTCGCCACCAACGTCACCATGGACGCCGAGGACCTGCTGCTCCGCCAGTTCCTGGGAATCCAGGACCCGGACCTCGTCCAGGCGGCGGCCCGCTTCATCCGGGGCGAGCAGCTGGGCGACGGCACCTGGAACACCTTCCACGAAGGACCGGCGGACCTCTCCGCCACCATCGAGGCGTACGTCGCCCTGAGGCTGGCCGGAGACCGGCCGGACGACCCGCACATGATCCGTGCGGCCGGCTGGGTCAGGGAACAGGGCGGCATCGCGGCCTCCCGGGTCTTCACCCGGATCTGGCTGGCGCTCTTCGGCTGGTGGAAGTGGGACGACCTGCCCGAACTGCCGCCCGAGCTGATGTTCTTCCCCTCGTGGGTCCCGCTCAACATCTACGATTTCGGCTGCTGGGCCCGGCAGACCATCGTGCCGCTCACCATCGTCTCCGCCAAGCGGCCCGTACGTCCCGCGCCGTTCACGCTCGACGAGCTGCACACCGACCCGGAGCACCCGAACCCGCCCCGGCCGCTCGCCCCGGCGGTCAGCTGGGACGGCGTCTTCCAGCGGCTCGACAAGGCGCTGCACGTCTACCACCGGTTCGCCCCGCGCCGGCTGCGCCGCGTCGCGATGAACGAGGCGGCGCGGTGGATCATCGAGCGGCAGGAGAACGACGGCTGCTGGGGCGGCATCCAGCCGCCCGCCGTCTACTCGGTCATCGCGCTCCACCTGCTCGGCTACGACCTCGACCACCCGGTGATGCGGGCCGGGCTCGCCTCGCTCGACCGCTTCACCGTCTGGCGCGAGGACGGCTCGCGCATGATCGAGGCCTGCCAGTCGCCGGTCTGGGACACCTGCCTCGCCACCATCGCGCTCGCCGACGCGGGGGTGCCCGCCGACCACCCCGCCCTGGTGAAGGCGGCGGACTGGATGCTCGGCGAGGAGATCGTACGGCCCGGCGACTGGTCCGTACGCAAGCCGCAACTGGCGCCCGGTGGCTGGGCGTTCGAGTTCCACAACGACAACTACCCCGACATCGACGACACCGCCGAGGTGGTGCTCGCACTGCGCCGGGTCCGTCACCCGGACCAGGCACAGGTCGACGCCGCCATCGAGCGCGGCGTGCGCTGGAACCTCGGCATGCAGTCCCGCAACGGGGCCTGGGGCGCCTTCGACGCCGACAACACCAGCCCCTTTCCCAACCGTCTGCCGTTCTGCGACTTCGGCGAGGTCATCGATCCGCCGTCCGCGGACGTCACCGGGCACGTGGTCGAGATGCTCGCCGTCGAGGGCCGTGCCGACGACCCGCGCACCCGGCGCGGGGTCCGGTGGCTGCTCGACGAACAGGAGGCGAGCGGGGCCTGGTTCGGCCGGTGGGGCGTCAACTACATCTACGGGACGGGTTCCGTGGTGCCCGCGCTGATCGCCGCCGGCCTGCCCGCCGGCCACTCCTCGGTCCGCCGGGCCGTCGGCTGGCTGGAGTCCGTGCAGAACGACGACGGCGGCTGGGGCGAGGACCTGCGCTCCTACCAGGAGGAGAAGTGGATCGGCCACGGCGCCTCGACCGCCTCCCAGACCGCCTGGGCGCTCCTCGCGCTGCTCGCCGCGGGGGAGCGCGACGGCAGGGCCGTGCAGCGGGGCGTCACCTGGCTGGCCGAGACCCAGCAGGCCGACGGATCCTGGGACGAGCCGTACTTCACCGGGACCGGCTTCCCCTGGGACTTCTCCATCAACTACCACCTCTACCGCCAGGTCTTCCCGCTCACCGCGCTCGGGAGGTACGTGTACGGCGAGCCGTTCGCCCCCGGGGGCGCCGTGACCGCCCGCAAGGAGGGCTGA
- a CDS encoding 5'-methylthioadenosine/S-adenosylhomocysteine nucleosidase family protein translates to MADPRRPPAAPPLVIACALGIELFALRTGRAGGASGPVTLVRTGMGPRAAETAVRRALGRDGARNAAVLASGFCAGLGPGMHPGDVVVAEETRDHGGTTPCTGTGALVDALVRAVPGRTVHTGPLSGSDHVVRGAERAGLRATGAIAVDMESAATLRTAVRTGPRAVAAVRVVVDAPEHELVRIGTVRGGISAFRVLRAVLPAFHEWHRSLLLPRR, encoded by the coding sequence ATGGCTGATCCGCGCCGGCCGCCGGCCGCCCCGCCGCTGGTGATCGCCTGTGCGCTGGGCATCGAGCTGTTCGCCTTACGCACGGGCAGGGCGGGCGGCGCCTCGGGACCGGTGACCCTCGTCCGGACCGGTATGGGGCCCCGTGCCGCCGAGACGGCCGTACGGCGCGCGCTCGGCCGGGACGGGGCCCGCAACGCCGCGGTCCTGGCCTCCGGCTTCTGCGCCGGTCTCGGCCCCGGCATGCACCCCGGGGACGTCGTGGTCGCCGAGGAGACCCGGGACCACGGCGGTACCACCCCCTGCACCGGCACCGGCGCGCTGGTGGACGCCCTGGTCAGGGCGGTGCCCGGCCGCACCGTCCACACCGGCCCGCTCTCCGGGTCCGACCACGTCGTCCGCGGCGCCGAACGCGCCGGACTCAGGGCGACCGGCGCCATCGCGGTGGACATGGAGTCCGCCGCCACACTCCGTACCGCTGTACGGACGGGACCGCGTGCGGTTGCGGCCGTACGAGTGGTCGTGGACGCTCCGGAACACGAGCTCGTCCGCATCGGCACGGTCCGCGGTGGAATATCGGCATTCCGCGTTCTCCGTGCTGTCCTTCCGGCTTTCCATGAATGGCACCGATCTTTGCTGCTCCCCAGGAGGTGA
- the hpnH gene encoding adenosyl-hopene transferase HpnH, which yields MAMPLRQSIKVATYLVEQKLRKRDKFPLIVELEPLFACNLACEGCGKIQHPAGVLKQRMPVAQAVGAVLESGAPMVSIAGGEPLMHPQIDEIVRQLVAKKKYVFLCTNAMLMRKKLDKFTPSPYFAFAVHIDGLRERHDESVAKEGVFDEAVEAMKEAKRRGFRVTTNSTFFNTDTPQTVIEVLNYLNDELKVDEMMISPAYAYEKAPDQEHFLGVEQTRELFKKAFAGGNRGRWRLNHSPLFLDFLEGKADFPCTAWAIPNYSLFGWQRPCYLMSDGYVPTYRQLIEDTDWDKYGRGKDPRCANCMAHCGYEPTAVLATTASLKESLRAARETIASNR from the coding sequence ATGGCCATGCCGCTCCGTCAGTCCATCAAGGTTGCGACGTATCTCGTCGAACAGAAGCTCCGCAAGCGGGACAAGTTTCCGCTGATCGTCGAGCTGGAGCCCTTGTTCGCCTGCAATCTGGCGTGCGAGGGCTGCGGGAAGATCCAGCATCCGGCCGGTGTGCTCAAGCAGCGCATGCCGGTCGCGCAGGCGGTCGGGGCGGTGCTGGAATCAGGTGCCCCGATGGTGTCCATCGCAGGCGGCGAACCCCTGATGCACCCGCAGATCGACGAGATCGTGCGGCAGTTGGTGGCCAAGAAGAAATACGTCTTCCTCTGCACCAATGCCATGCTGATGCGCAAGAAGCTCGACAAGTTCACCCCCTCGCCCTACTTCGCCTTCGCGGTGCACATCGACGGGCTGCGGGAGCGGCACGACGAGTCGGTCGCGAAGGAAGGTGTCTTCGACGAGGCGGTGGAGGCGATGAAGGAGGCCAAGCGGCGCGGCTTCCGGGTCACCACCAACTCGACCTTCTTCAACACGGACACCCCGCAGACCGTCATCGAGGTCCTCAACTACCTCAACGACGAGCTGAAGGTCGACGAGATGATGATCTCGCCCGCCTACGCCTACGAGAAGGCGCCCGACCAGGAGCACTTCCTGGGCGTCGAGCAGACCCGCGAGCTCTTCAAGAAGGCGTTCGCGGGCGGAAACCGGGGCCGCTGGCGGCTCAACCACTCACCCCTCTTCCTGGACTTCCTGGAGGGCAAGGCGGATTTCCCGTGCACGGCCTGGGCGATCCCCAACTACTCCCTCTTCGGCTGGCAGCGCCCCTGCTACCTGATGAGCGACGGATACGTGCCCACCTACCGGCAGCTCATCGAGGACACCGACTGGGACAAGTACGGCCGGGGCAAGGATCCCCGCTGCGCCAACTGCATGGCGCACTGCGGCTACGAGCCGACCGCCGTCCTCGCCACCACGGCGTCCCTGAAGGAGTCCCTGAGGGCGGCACGGGAGACGATCGCGTCGAACCGGTGA